The nucleotide window TCCTATCCTGCCGTATGGCTCGGCAAAGGCCGAAAAACGAGGCGCCCTGAAGGAAAGGGACAAAAAACAAGGAGGTCATTATGTTGAAACGGCTCGTGCTGCTGTTGATCATCGCTGCGCCGCTTTTTGCGCTCATCGCTCAAGAAGCCGAAATCACGCTTTCACCGGTCGAAATCAAGCCGCAGGCTCCGTTTCGCTATGCGGCGCTGATCATGAAGGGCGACTATGCACAGCACGGCGACGCCTTTCAGCGGCTCTATCAGCTGGCGGCTTCACAAAACATGGGATATGACATCAAGATTTTCGGCATTTATTTTGACGATCCGAGCAGCACACCGGTCGATCAGCTCAACTGGCTGCTGGGGTTCCCGCTCGAAGAGGGTCAACATGCGGCGGAACCGCTGGAGGAGCGCACCTACGACTATCCGCTGGTCGCCGCAATCACCTATACCGGCCCGCTGACGGACCAAATGGGGCAGGCCTATGAAAAGCTGATCGGCACGGTGATGAGCAGCGGCTATCGCATCGTCGGCCCCATCATGCAGCGCTATGTGACCCTGCCGACGCAGAACGCCAAAGGCGAGTGGTGCGGCACGGTCGAGGCGG belongs to candidate division KSB1 bacterium and includes:
- a CDS encoding GyrI-like domain-containing protein — encoded protein: MLKRLVLLLIIAAPLFALIAQEAEITLSPVEIKPQAPFRYAALIMKGDYAQHGDAFQRLYQLAASQNMGYDIKIFGIYFDDPSSTPVDQLNWLLGFPLEEGQHAAEPLEERTYDYPLVAAITYTGPLTDQMGQAYEKLIGTVMSSGYRIVGPIMQRYVTLPTQNAKGEWCGTVEAVMPVEK